One segment of Penaeus vannamei isolate JL-2024 chromosome 3, ASM4276789v1, whole genome shotgun sequence DNA contains the following:
- the LOC113814345 gene encoding sorbitol dehydrogenase-like: MNRFPVLHGIDDLRMESHPIPEIGPNEVLLRMSRVGLCGSDLAMVYRGMLGDLVIQTPMGIGHEASGVVAKCGSAVTHLKPGDRVTVEPGNCCGNCDFCKAGHYNNCVKDNFYTMSMPYPRCIAHYYKHRGDLCHKLPETVSQEEGALMEPFSVAIHACRRSKVTAGTTVLVCGAGPIGLLCLLAARAMGAKSILVTDVRPERLETASKMGADFTMLVGGADPQKEAKRIEEVMGCMPEVTLECTGVEVAFQTAIYATRACGVVVMVGLPAADLKLPLVRAGIREVDIIGVFRFLNCFPIAIDLVARGVVDVKPLITHRFKFEEFNKAFEFIRSGKDGAIKCMVICD; encoded by the exons AGGTGTTGCTGCGGATGTCGAGAGTTGGACTGTGCGGGTCAGATCTGGCCATGGTGTACAGGGGGATGCTGGGTGACCTTGTCATACAGACGCCCATGGGTATTGGCCACGAAGCCTCGGGCGTGGTCGCCAAGTGCGGCTCTGCCGTCACTCACCTCAAACCGG GTGACCGTGTAACAGTCGAGCCAGGGAACTGCTGCGGGAACTGTGACTTCTGCAAGGCAGGCCACTACAACAACTGCGTCAAAGACAACTTTTATACAATGTCCATGCCCTACCCTAGGTGCATCGCCCACTACTACAAGCACAGGGGCGACCTTTGCCACAA GTTGCCGGAGACCGTGTCCCAGGAGGAGGGTGCACTCATGGAACCGTTTTCCGTGGCGATCCACGCATGTCGACGTTCAAAAGTGACAGCAGGAACAACTGTCCTGGTATGTGGCGCAGGCCCCATAGGGCTGCTGTGCCTCCTCGCCGCGCGGGCCATGGGGGCCAAGTCCATCCTGGTCACAG ACGTGCGACCGGAGCGCCTGGAAACCGCAAGCAAGATGGGCGCCGACTTCACCATGCTGGTGGGGGGCGCAGACCCCcagaaggaggcgaagaggatCGAGGAGGTGATGGGCTGCATGCCGGAGGTCACGCTCGAGTGCACCGGCGTCGAGGTCGCCTTCCAAACGGCCATTTAT GCGACCAGGGCGTGCGGCGTGGTGGTGATGGTCGGGCTGCCCGCGGCTGACCTCAAGCTGCCCCTCGTTCGTGCAGGCATCAGGGAGGTCGACATCATCGGAGTCTTCAGGTTCCTCAATTG TTTCCCAATCGCCATCGACCTGGTGGCGAGGGGCGTGGTGGACGTCAAGCCCCTCATCACCCACCGCTTCAAGTTCGAGGAATTCAATAAAGCCTTCGAGTTCATCCGCAGCGGGAAGGACGGCGCCATCAAGTGCATGGTCATATGTGATTAG